One genomic region from Aneurinibacillus sp. REN35 encodes:
- a CDS encoding bifunctional aldolase/short-chain dehydrogenase, with protein MVQNLWNQEEASKVSKGIGELVYRSNLIGSDRAVCNWGGGNTSLKTFQKDFRGRDIEVMWVKGSGSDLATMKAYNFTGLRLEDIRPLIEQDEMSDEEMVAYLSHCMIDSKHPRASIETLLHAFLPFKHVDHTHPDAIISICCADNGKQVAEEIFGDRFVWVPYVRPGFTLSKMIAEGVRNNPNAELVLMEKHGLVTWGETAEESYAKTIDIINEAERYINERVNEETVFGGQKYESLTEEEATDLLAKVMPVIRGAVSSDKKMLLTYDRGEDMLQFVNSRDAEELSQVGAACPDHLVHTKRVPLFINWDPQTKDVEALVASVKKGITKFKEEYTEYFKRNKNEGDKMSEPAPRVILIPGVGMINTGKDISNSRISGALYDRAIAVMKGATTLGNFVSLSENESYNVEYWPLELYKLSLAPAEAEFSRKVAFITGGAGGIGSETARRLVSEGAHVVLADLNLEGAEKVAAEINETFGADRALAIKMDVTSEEQVQAAYDQTALTFGGVDIIINNAGLATSSPFDETTLKEWNLNMNVLGTGYFLVAREAFKQMKQQGIGGNMVFIGSKNSVYAGKNAAAYSSVKAMETHLARCIAAEGGEFGIRVNSVLPDAILQGSAIWDSRWREERAAAYGIHPDQLEGHYRKRTTLLVNIYPADIAEAIAFFASSKSEKTTGCMLTVDGGVPAAFTR; from the coding sequence ATGGTACAAAATCTTTGGAATCAAGAAGAAGCTTCAAAAGTATCAAAAGGGATAGGAGAACTCGTTTACCGCTCCAACCTGATAGGATCGGACCGCGCTGTATGCAACTGGGGCGGCGGTAATACTTCGTTGAAAACGTTTCAGAAAGATTTCCGCGGACGTGATATTGAAGTAATGTGGGTAAAAGGAAGCGGCTCCGACCTAGCTACAATGAAGGCGTATAATTTCACAGGGTTAAGATTAGAAGACATCCGCCCATTAATAGAACAGGATGAAATGTCGGATGAAGAAATGGTTGCTTATCTTTCACATTGCATGATTGACAGCAAACATCCAAGGGCATCTATCGAAACATTGCTGCATGCTTTCCTTCCATTTAAGCATGTAGACCACACACATCCGGATGCAATTATCAGCATTTGCTGCGCAGATAACGGCAAGCAGGTGGCGGAAGAAATCTTTGGAGACCGTTTCGTTTGGGTGCCATATGTCCGCCCTGGTTTTACCCTTTCCAAAATGATTGCAGAAGGCGTGCGAAACAACCCGAACGCCGAGCTTGTATTAATGGAAAAACACGGACTTGTTACCTGGGGAGAAACAGCAGAAGAGTCCTACGCAAAAACAATTGATATCATCAATGAAGCAGAACGATACATCAATGAAAGAGTGAATGAAGAAACTGTATTTGGCGGTCAAAAATACGAATCTCTTACAGAAGAGGAAGCAACCGATCTTTTAGCTAAAGTTATGCCGGTGATTCGCGGAGCTGTGAGCAGCGACAAGAAAATGCTCCTGACTTATGACCGCGGCGAAGATATGCTTCAATTTGTAAACAGCCGTGATGCTGAAGAACTTTCACAAGTCGGTGCTGCGTGCCCGGATCACTTGGTACATACCAAAAGGGTGCCGCTTTTCATTAACTGGGATCCGCAGACAAAGGATGTAGAGGCGTTAGTTGCCAGTGTAAAAAAAGGCATTACCAAGTTTAAAGAAGAGTATACAGAATACTTCAAGCGCAACAAAAATGAAGGAGACAAAATGTCAGAGCCGGCGCCACGTGTTATCCTAATTCCGGGTGTAGGCATGATCAATACCGGAAAAGACATCTCGAATTCACGGATAAGCGGCGCTTTATACGATCGTGCCATTGCTGTTATGAAGGGTGCTACTACTCTGGGAAACTTTGTTTCTTTAAGCGAAAACGAATCCTACAATGTTGAATACTGGCCGCTTGAACTTTACAAATTATCTCTTGCTCCAGCGGAAGCAGAATTCTCAAGAAAAGTGGCCTTTATTACCGGCGGTGCTGGCGGTATCGGAAGTGAAACAGCTCGCCGTCTGGTATCGGAAGGGGCACACGTTGTTCTTGCGGACCTGAATCTCGAAGGAGCAGAGAAGGTTGCAGCAGAAATTAATGAAACATTTGGTGCGGACCGTGCACTGGCCATAAAAATGGACGTTACTAGCGAGGAGCAGGTTCAGGCTGCATATGATCAGACAGCCTTAACCTTCGGGGGAGTTGATATCATTATAAATAACGCAGGCCTTGCCACTTCAAGCCCATTTGATGAAACAACTCTCAAGGAATGGAACCTAAACATGAATGTACTTGGAACAGGCTACTTCCTTGTTGCTCGGGAAGCATTCAAGCAAATGAAGCAGCAGGGCATCGGAGGTAACATGGTATTTATTGGTTCCAAGAACTCTGTTTATGCAGGTAAAAATGCTGCTGCCTACAGCTCTGTTAAAGCAATGGAAACCCATCTTGCCCGGTGTATTGCTGCAGAGGGTGGGGAGTTTGGTATCCGTGTCAACTCCGTTCTTCCGGATGCCATCCTTCAAGGATCAGCCATATGGGACTCAAGATGGCGTGAAGAGCGTGCTGCTGCGTACGGAATTCATCCTGACCAACTGGAAGGGCATTACCGCAAGCGTACAACATTGCTGGTAAACATCTATCCAGCCGATATTGCAGAAGCCATTGCATTTTTCGCCTCTTCCAAATCTGAGAAAACAACCGGCTGTATGCTAACTGTTGACGGCGGTGTGCCAGCTGCGTTTACACGATAA
- a CDS encoding rhamnulokinase, with protein MKKVWAFDLGASNGRLMVSGFNGKSLYMEEVHRFPNQPIHLTGRYYWDIIRIFQEMKNGMAKSSLKGHGAIESLSIDTWGVDFGLLSSTGELLGNPYSYRDPQTEDSLKEMYGQISREELFERTGIEPAAINTICQLVAIKKRNPDLLEKAETLLLTPNLISYFLSGVKANEFTISTTSSLYNFKKKSWDYTLMDKLNLPSGIMADIVQPGTIIGPSLDCVNREVGVDSVQVIAGTGHDTACALAALPINSDNAAFVSCGTWILMGVQVKAPVVNQQALEWGFTNEGTADGEYRLLKNIMGLWLIQKCRSVWEKEGKRITYKDEARLTRDAKPFRRMIDPDEPEFFNPEDMAEAIRKYCIKTNQQPPETVGDYLRCILESLSLKYRWVLEKIETLTERRLEVIHMGGGGIQNEFLCQFTASATNRIVISGPVEASSIGNSLSQWIALGEIKDIKEGREIVGQSFPVKVYEPQNQSEWQEAYGRFIQLLNK; from the coding sequence ATGAAAAAAGTATGGGCTTTTGATCTTGGTGCCTCAAACGGCCGCTTGATGGTTAGCGGTTTTAATGGAAAAAGCCTTTATATGGAAGAGGTTCATCGTTTTCCTAATCAGCCTATCCACCTGACTGGCCGCTATTACTGGGATATTATCAGAATTTTTCAGGAAATGAAAAATGGTATGGCCAAAAGCAGTCTAAAAGGACATGGTGCGATTGAAAGTCTGTCAATTGACACCTGGGGAGTTGATTTTGGACTTCTGTCATCTACGGGGGAACTTCTTGGAAATCCTTATTCATATCGAGATCCGCAGACAGAAGATAGTTTAAAAGAGATGTATGGTCAAATATCAAGAGAAGAGCTATTTGAGCGGACGGGTATAGAGCCAGCAGCCATCAATACAATTTGCCAGCTGGTTGCTATTAAAAAAAGAAATCCTGATCTATTGGAAAAGGCAGAGACTCTGTTGCTGACTCCCAATCTGATAAGCTATTTCCTTTCGGGTGTAAAGGCAAACGAGTTTACAATCAGCACAACTTCTTCGCTATATAATTTTAAAAAGAAAAGCTGGGACTATACCCTTATGGACAAACTGAATCTTCCGTCAGGTATAATGGCTGACATTGTTCAACCCGGAACGATAATTGGCCCTTCCCTTGATTGTGTCAATCGTGAAGTCGGGGTGGATTCCGTTCAGGTTATTGCAGGTACTGGACATGATACGGCATGCGCCCTTGCGGCTCTCCCAATCAACTCGGACAATGCAGCATTTGTGAGCTGCGGCACCTGGATTTTAATGGGTGTCCAGGTAAAAGCGCCTGTTGTTAACCAACAGGCGCTTGAGTGGGGATTTACAAATGAGGGAACAGCAGACGGTGAATATCGCCTTCTAAAAAATATAATGGGCTTGTGGCTTATCCAAAAGTGCCGATCTGTTTGGGAAAAAGAAGGAAAGAGAATTACATATAAAGATGAAGCACGTTTGACTAGGGATGCTAAACCATTTCGAAGAATGATTGATCCAGATGAACCTGAGTTTTTCAATCCTGAAGATATGGCAGAGGCAATAAGGAAGTATTGCATCAAGACGAATCAGCAGCCACCCGAAACAGTGGGGGATTATCTGCGCTGCATTCTTGAAAGCCTTTCACTCAAATACAGATGGGTCCTAGAGAAAATTGAAACTCTGACAGAAAGACGGCTAGAGGTTATCCATATGGGCGGAGGAGGAATACAGAATGAATTCCTGTGCCAGTTCACCGCAAGTGCCACAAACCGGATCGTCATTTCCGGACCGGTAGAAGCCAGTTCCATAGGAAATTCGTTATCGCAATGGATTGCTCTTGGCGAGATAAAAGACATAAAAGAAGGGCGCGAAATTGTGGGGCAATCCTTTCCTGTAAAAGTCTATGAACCTCAGAATCAATCAGAATGGCAGGAAGCATATGGCCGCTTCATCCAGTTACTCAATAAATAA
- a CDS encoding class II aldolase/adducin family protein, whose translation MSKVLKDLRLYADKIVKTGLVVGAGGNLSMRDGNIMYISPSGFDLQEIEDDQWARVNIETGDVLDDLKPSSEVLMHLECFRKRSDITAVLHAHPSYSVGVSSAGHTIPSMFPDFPAMIRNISYLDYLIPTTEVLANAVAEVITETDVIVMRNHGVLTVGKTIKEAFFFMQIIEEAAKVFTISSTVGVPRILTEQECQDLRDLSSEKYRQKLLKDSK comes from the coding sequence TTGTCAAAAGTATTAAAGGATTTAAGGCTATATGCGGACAAAATTGTAAAAACGGGTCTTGTTGTCGGCGCAGGCGGCAACCTGAGCATGAGAGACGGAAATATCATGTACATCTCCCCCAGTGGTTTCGACCTCCAGGAAATAGAAGACGACCAGTGGGCGCGAGTAAATATAGAGACAGGGGACGTGTTGGATGATTTAAAACCATCTTCTGAAGTTCTCATGCATCTGGAATGTTTCCGTAAACGTTCTGACATTACAGCTGTTCTTCATGCACATCCAAGCTACTCAGTAGGCGTATCTTCGGCCGGTCATACCATCCCAAGCATGTTTCCTGATTTCCCGGCTATGATCAGAAACATTTCGTACCTAGATTATTTAATTCCGACTACAGAAGTGCTGGCTAATGCAGTTGCCGAGGTTATTACTGAAACAGACGTGATCGTCATGAGGAATCATGGTGTGTTAACGGTCGGGAAAACAATAAAGGAAGCCTTCTTCTTTATGCAGATCATCGAAGAAGCAGCAAAGGTCTTTACAATTTCATCAACGGTTGGTGTTCCGAGAATCCTGACAGAACAGGAGTGCCAGGATTTGCGGGATCTGTCATCGGAAAAATACAGACAGAAGCTTCTAAAGGATTCTAAATAG